The Pseudomonas sp. R4-35-07 nucleotide sequence AACTTGAAGATGGTGTTCTGGGTGTAGGTCTGCCCAGGGTTCAAGCGGGTCGAGGCAAACTTGGGCTGGTTAGGCGCATCCGGAAAGTGCTGGGTCTCCAAGGTAAACCCACTCCAATGCTGGTAGGTCTTGCCAGCCTTGCCCTTCACCGAACCATCCAGGAAGTTACTGGTGTAGAACTGCACGCCCGGTTCGCTGGTATAGAGCTGCAAACGCCGCCCCGACTCAGGATCATGCACCTCGGCCGCCAGTTGCTTCACGTCGCCTTTGGTGTCCAGTGCCCAGTTGAAGTCGAACCCACCCTGTTTCGGTTCGGCGAACTTGAGCTGCGGATGATCCTCCTTGATGTGCTGGCCGATGGCGGTAGGCTTGAGGAAATCCATCGGCGTGCCCTTGACCGGCGCCAGTTCGCCGGTGGGAATCAGGGTGGCGTTCACCGGTGTGTAATGGCTGGCGTGCAAGGTGGCGACCTGCTTGAGAATATCGCCATTACCCGCGCCAGCCAGGTTGAAGTAGCTGTGGTTGGTGAGGTTGAGCACGGTCGGTTTGTCAGTGGTGGCCTTGTAGTCGATGTGCAGTTCGTTCTTGTCGTTGAGGCGATAAGTGACTTCGGTTTTCAGGTTGCCGGGGAAACCCATTTCACCGTCCTTGGACAGGTAGGTGAGGGTGACCCCGACCGAGTCCTTGTCCTTGACCGGCTTGGCTTGCCACACCTGCTTGTCGAAGCCCTGGGCGCCGCCATGCAGCGAGTTGGGGCCGTCGTTGAGCGGCACCTGGTAGCGTTTGCCGTCGAGTTCGAACGCACCGCCGGCCAGGCGATTGCCGAAGCGGCCGATGGTCGCGCCGAAAAATGCGGTACCGCCTTGATAGCCTTGTACGTCGTCAAAGCCCAGCACCACGTCGTCGACCTTGCCGTGTTTGTCCGGCACCTTCAGCGATTGCAGCACACCGCCGTAGGTAATCACCGTGGCTTGCATGCCATGGCTATTGCGCAACACGTATTGTTCGACGGCGGTGCCGTCGTTGGTTTTGCCGAAGGGTTTGTGTTCGCTGGTCAGGCCTGCGGCCTGGGCGCCGCCGCTGGCGATCAACATGGACATCGCCAGGCCGGACAGCAGGTATCGAGGGTGCTTCATGGTCGAACTTCCTTTTGTTGTTTTTGGATTGAATAGTTCTACTAATGTGCGATATTTCATGATTGAGACAGCGAATTTATAGCCTTTAACGCCGATTTCGTAAAATAAAATAAGACTAATTGATCGAGGCATCACGTTATGAGTACTCAGCAGGCCCTGTATCCCGACCTCAAGGGCAAGACCGTATTGATCTCCGGCGGGGCTTCCGGGATTGGCGAGTTCATGGTGCGGGCGTTCGCCGCCCAGGGCGCCAAGGTGGCGTTCGTGGACCGCGCCCAAAGCCAGGGCGAACGCCTGGCTGCGCTGTTGAACTCCAACGGGCATAGCGTTGAGTTCGAATGCTGCGATATCACCGACGAGATCGGCTATCGCGCGGCGATCGGGCGCTTCGAACATTCCCTCGGCCCGATCACGGTGCTGGTCAACAACGCGGCGAACGACGTACGCCATACCCTGGAAGAAATCGACTCGGAAATGTTCGACCGGCTGATTGCGGTCAACCTCAAGCACGCCTTCTTTGCCGCCAAGGCCGTGGTACCAATGATGAAACAGGCCGGTGGCGGCTCGATCATCAACCTGGGCTCGGTCGGCTGGATGATGGCCTCCGCCGGCTACCCGGTGTACGCCGCCAGCAAGGCCGCCGCCCACGGCATGACCCGTGGCCTGGCGCGGGAGTTAGGCCCCCACCACATCCGCGTCAATACCCTGGTGCCAGGCTGGGTGATGACGGAAAAACAACTGGCCATGTGGGTGGACGATGCGGCCCGTGAGCTGATCGCCCGCAGCCAGTGCCTGCCGGGCAGCGTGATGCCCGAGCATATCGCCAATATGGCGCTGTTTTTGGCTTCCGATGCCTCGGCGATGTGTTCGGCGCAGAACTTTATCGTGGATGGCGGTTGGGTCTAGGCCAGGCGCCACTGTTCAACTGTGGGAGGGGGCTTGCTCCCGATAGCGGTGGGTCAGTCAAGGATGCATTGACTGACATGCCCTCATCGGGAGCAAGCCCCCTCCCACATTTGAACAGTGGTGTTTATTCGATCGGGTCAGGCTTTGAAGGCCGCGTGCCGCGCGAGGCTTCATGCCGAACGCCTGGCAGCCCCCGGCGGCTGCCCGGTGATGCGTTTGAAGGCACGGCTGAATGCCGCCTGGGAGGTGTAGCCCAGGCGTTGCGCCACCGTTTCGATGGGCATGCGTTCCAGGGTCAGCCATTGGCTGGCCAGGCGCATGCGCAGTTCCGTGGCATAGCGCAGTGGCGGTATGCCGAGGACGGCCTGGAAGCGGTCAGCGAACACCGAGCGCGAGGTATGACACTGGGCGGCCAGCTCCGCCACGCTCCAGTCGTGGCCCGGCTGCTGGTGCAAGGCGAGCAGGGCGCTGGCCAGGCGCGGGTCGCGCAACGCGGCCACCAGGCCCGAGGCGTTGCCACAGGCGCACTCGACCCAGCCGCGTACGATCATCGCCGCCACGACATCGGCGAGGCGCGCAAGAATACCGGCAAAGCCTACGCGCGCCGTGGACATTTCGCGTTCCATTACCGCCAGGATCGGCATCAGTCCCGGGTAACGCTGGCCGCCGGCATCGATCAGCATCAGGGCCGGCATCAGGTTGCCGAGCCCCTGGAGGCTGCCGAGCTCAAACTCCATGCACGCACTGAACAACACCAGGCTGGGGACGGTATCGGGTGATGCATCCACGGCGCATACGGTATCTCCCAACGGTGCGCTGTCGAAATGGTCGATGTCCTGCACGACGGCATCCGCTGCGGATAACAGCGCGTGCGCGCCGCCGTGGGAGATGAACACCGCATTGCCGGCCGACAGCGCGAAAAGGCTGCCGTCCTCGGTGCGCAGCGTGGCGCGGCCGGCCGCGATAAAGTGGAAATAGGCGTGGCCCGGCCGGGCGCCAAAGCCCATGCCGAATGTGGGCCCGGCCTGGATGCGCCGGTACTGCACACCGCGCAGGCGCATGCCGCGCAGCAACTCGTTGATCAGCTCTGAAGAAGCGGTGAATGCGTCCACTGAAGTCATGCCCGGGGTTTCGGTTAAAAACTCAAGGCTTTGTATCATAGATCATCCTGGCCGGCCTACCTAGACTGAGCGCCTCGCTAATGACTTGAGGAAGACCTGCGATGACTGATTGTGCAGCCCATGCGCCTGCGGGCGTTGTAACAGAACCGGCCTGGCTGGCGGTATTTTCCCTGGCGATGGGGGTATTCGGCTTGCTCACGGCGGAGTACCTGCCGGCCAGCCTGTTGACACCGATGGCCCTGGACCTGGGCGTTACAGAGGCGCTGGCCGGGCAAGCCGTCACGGTGACGGCGGTGGTAGCGCTGTTTGCCGGTCTGCTGGTGCCGGGGCTGACCCGTGGTATCGACCGGCGCGTCGTGCTGCTGGGGTTTTCCACGCTGATGATCGCCTCCAACCTGCTGGTGGCATTGTCCTCCAGCCTGACGGTGCTGTTGTTGATGCGCATCCTGCTGGGCATCGCCCTCGGCGGGTTCTGGAGCATGGCGGCTGCAGTGGCGATGCGCCTGGTGCCGGCGGCGTCCTTGCCCCGTGCGCTGTCGATCATTTTCAGCGGGATCGCGCTGGGCACCGTGGTCGCCGTGCCGCTGGGCAGCTATTTGGGTGGCCTGTACGGCTGGCGCAGTGCGTTTATTGCGGCGGCCGCCGTCGGCCTGCTGACCCTGGCGTTCCAGGCATTCACGCTGCCGCGCATGGCACCCCATGGCACCGCGCGCCTGCGCACCGTGGTGGACGTACTGCAGCGCCCCGGTATCGCCATCGGCATGTTCGGCTGCGTACTGGTGCACACCGCGCATTTCGCGCTGTTCACCTACATCCGGCCGTTCCTGGAAAGCACCACCGGGGTCGACACCGAGGGGCTGGCGCTGATGCTGCTGGGTTTTGGCGTGGCGAATTTCGCCGGCACGCTGCTCGCCGGGTGGCTGCTGGTGCGCCGCCCACGCACAACACTGGTGTTAATGCCGGTGTTGGTGGGAATTGCGGCACTGGCCCTGGTCTGGTTGCCGGCGTCACTGCCGGGCCAGGCGATGCTGCTGGCGCTATGGGGCATGGCATTTGGCGGCGTACCCGTGGCGTGGTCGAACTGGGTCGCGCGTGCGGTGCCGGACCAGGCGGAAAGTGCCGGAGGCATGGTCGTCGCGTCGGTGCAGTCGGCCATCGCGGCGGGCGCTGCCGGTGGCGGGCTGATGTTCAGCTTCAGTGGCATTGGTGGGGTGTTTATCGGTGCGGGTGTGTTGATGTTGCTCGCGGCCTTGCTCATCGCTCTGCGTGTGCAGGTGCCTGGGCAAGACGGGGACACCAGTGTGACGCGCCACGCGTCTTTGGTTTAGTCTTAAACCCTTTGTTGATCGCAAGCGCCCTCTAGGAGCATCGAGCATGGCTGACTACGTACCCCCCAAGGTCTGGACCTGGGACACCGAAAGCGGCGGCACCTTCGCCAGCATCAACCGGCCCATCGCCGGCGCCACCCATGAAAAAGCGCTGCCGGTCGGCAAGCACCCGTTGCAGCTGTATTCCCTGGCCACGCCCAATGGGCAGAAGGTCACGATCCTGCTCGAAGAGCTGCTGGCGCTCGGGCACACCGGTGCCGAATACGACGCCTGGCTGATCAAGATCGGTGACGGCGACCAGTTCGGCAGCGGTTTCGTGGCGGTGAACCCGAACTCGAAGATTCCGGCGCTGATGGATCACAGCGGCGCTGCGCCGATTCGCGTGTTCGAGTCGGGCGCGATCCTGCAGTACCTGGCCGAGAAGTTCGGCGCGTTTTTGCCCACCGAACCTGCCGCCCGTGCCGAATGCCTGTCGTGGCTGTTCTGGCAGATGGGCAGCGCACCGTACTTGGGCGGCGGCTTCGGGCATTTCTACGCGTATGCGCCGAGCAAGATGGAATACCCGATCAATCGTTTCGCCATGGAGGCCAAGCGCCAGTTGGATGTGCTGGACAAGCGCCTGGCGGTGAGCGAGTACATTGCCGGGGACGCCTACACCATCGCCGACATCGCCATCTGGCCCTGGTACGGCGGGTTGGTCAAAGGGCGGTTGTATGGGGCGGCGGAGTTTCTGTCGGTGCATGAATACAAGCACGTCATGCGCTGGGCGGATGCGATTGATGCACGGCCGGCGGTGCAGCGCGGGCGGCGGGTGAATCGGGTGTCCGGTGATGATCAGTTGGCCGAGCGCCATAGTGCGAGCGACTTGGACTGAAAGTGTGGGAGGGAGCAAGCCCCCTCCCACATTTGGATCTTCTTGGCTTCAATTATTTGTAGCGTTGCTCGAACACAGCCACTTGCTCGGGTTTTATGAGTTCGAAGGGCACCCACACCTCCGACTCAATCGGCTCGCCCTTGATCATCCGCACCGCCGCTTGTACCGCTTGAGTCGCCTGGGCTTTGGGGTCCTGGAACACTGAGGCGGTGAGCACGCCGCGCCTGATCGCCGCCAGGCCATCGGGCAGGCCATCGATGCCGACAATCGCCACGTCGCCCTTGGCTTTGCCGGCCTGCTGCAAAGCCATGGCCGCGCCAATCGCCATTTCATCGTTGTTGGCCACAATCGCATCGAACTGTGTGCCCGCCAGCAGCCAGTTGCTGGTCAGGTCCATGGCCTTGCTGCGTTGCCATTCGGCACTTTGCTGCTCGACGATCTTGATCCCGGGAAAGTCCTTGAGCACCTGCTTGGCGCCTTCAGTGCGGTCATGGGTGGCGTTTTGCGCCAGGTCGCCCATGATGATCGCCACGTTGCCCTTGCCGCCGAGTTTTTCCGCGAGGTAGCGCATTTGCAATTGCCCGGCTTCGATGTCGTTGGACGCCACGGTCACGACTCCCTTGGGCAGCGTGCGTTGATCGGGATGGCGGTTGACGTACACCAATGGCTTATTGGCGGCCACGGCGGCGCGGGTCATGTTGGCGGTGGCGGCGGTGTCCACCGGCAGCACGATGACCGCGTCGACGTTCTGGTTGAGAAACCCTTCGACCTGGTTGAGCTGACGCACCACGTCGCCCTGGGCGTCCTCGAACTGGATCTGCACGTCTTGTTGTTTGGCGGCCGTTTCAAGGCCAGTGCGCACGTAGGTCATGAAGTTATCGTCAACCCGCGCGATGCTCACGCCAATGCGGTACGCGGCGAAGGTCCATTGGCTGAACAGCAGCAACAGGGTGGCAACGATCAATGAATAGCGATGCATGAGGTGTTCCTCTTGTTGTTATAGGGTGAAGGCTTGGCGAAAACGCTCCAGGGCCGCTTCGCTGTCGCCGCTGGCCCAGGCTTCCAGGCCGACCACGCCGCTGTAGCCGATGGCCTGCAGCGCCCTGGCAATCGCCGGGTAGTGGATTTCGCCGGTGCCAGGCTCCTGGCGCCCGGGCACGTCCGCCACCTGGATTTCGCCGATGGCGCTGCCCGCGCGCTGGATCAATTCGATCAGGTTTCCTTCGCCGATCTGCGCGTGGTAAAGGTCCAGGTTCATTTTCAAATACGGGCTGCCCACGGCTTCGATCAGCGCCAGGGTGTCGTCGGCGCGGGCGAATGGCGTGCCGGGGTGGTCGACCTCGGTGTTGAGGTTTTCCAGCAGGAACACGCGGCCGGCGTCTTGCCCCAGGCGAGCGATTTTCTCCAGCGTCTTGCAGGCACTCAGCCACATGCGCCCGGTGGTCCGGCTGACGGGTTGCACCGGCAGGCCGCCGTCACCCAGGCCGGTGCCGTGCAAATTGAGGCTGGGGCACTTGAGGCGCTCGGCAACACTTAAGGATTCGCGGGCGCTGTCGAGCAAGTGGAGGATACCGTCGGGGTCGGTGAGCGTGCCGCTGATGTAGCCGGTCATCGAGGTGAAGTCCGCGCCCGTCGCGGCCAGGGCGTTGATGTCCTTGTCTGTCCAGTTCCAGATTTCGGCGCTGAAACCCAGGGCATGAATCCGCTTGACCCGCTCGACGAAGGGCAGATCCAGAAACACCATCTCGGCACTCACCGCCAGCTTGAACGGGCTCATAGGCTCACCGCCGTGCCTTGCTCATAGGATTGGATACACGCGCGGGCAATCGCCAGGGCGGCGCGGGCATCTTCCCCGCTGGCCAGGGGCTTGGCGCCGCTTTGCAGGCAGTCGACGAAGTGGTTGAGCTCGGCAATGTAGGCATCGCGCAACAGGTCGGTGTCCAGGCGCTGGGTGTCGGCCTGGATGCCCTGGGCCTGGTAGCGCACCAGGTCGCAGGCCTGCACGCTGCCCATGGTCAGCATGCCGGCGCTGCCGAACACTTCACCGCGCACGTCATAGCCATACACCGCCTGGAAGCTGGCTTCGGCGGTGGCAATCGCGCCGTTATCGAAACGGATCGTGACCACGGCGGTGTCGAGCAAACCCTGGCTTTTGTAGTCCGGGGCGATCAGGGCGTCGGCCATCACCTGCACCTGCACCGCTTCGGCGCCGGGGTTGAGGTAGCGCAGGGTGTCGAAGTCGTGGATCAGGGTTTCCAGGAAAATCACCCATTGCGGTGAGGCGCCAGGGTTGTTCAGCGCCGGGTCGCGGGTCAGGGAGCGCAGCAACTGCGGAGTGCCGATACGGCCTGCGGCGACGTCGAGGTGGGCGGCGCGAAAGCTGTTGGCGAAGCGCCGGTTGAAGCCGACTTGCAGTGGCACTCGGGCATCGGCCGCAGCGGCGATGGCGCGGTCGGCTTCATCGAGGGTGATCGCCATGGGCTTCTCGCAGAAGATGCCCTTGCCGGCACGGGCGGCGCTGATCACCAGTTCGGCATGGCTGCGGGCGGGGGCGGCGATGAGTACGCCGTCGATATCCGGGTCGTCGAGCAGTTGCTGCGGGTCGGTGTACACCTTGGCTACACCCAGCTCTGCCGCCAGACGTGCGGCTTGCCCTGGCGTAGGGTCGGCGATGGCGGCGAGGCAAGCGCCGGGAATGTGCCGGGCGGCGGTCAGGCCGTGGAAGCTGCCCATGCGGCCGGCGCCGATCAAGCCCAGGCGGATGTTTTTTGTATTCATGTATGACCCCTTTTTATTGTTGGCCTCAGGACGGTCCTGGCGGGTAAAGGGGTAAGAGCAAGGGCTGTGCCAAAATCCAAGTGACTGATATTTAACGGTTATAAATAAACACCAAAAAAATAGTGTTCATTTAAATGACATGTCTATGCTGACATGTTGAAAACATGAACATGGACACCGCTTATGAGCATGGCGATCAGTGCGCAAGACCTCGATTACCTGACGGCGCTGGGCCCCGCGGCGCTGAATGACGGCCCGGTCGCAGCCTTGGAGCAGGCGTGGCAGGCCTGCCTGAGCGGCCAGCTGCAGCGCCCGCCCGAGGTGCGTCAGACGATCTGGGATTCCTGGCGGCGCAGCGTCGAGGCCGGCATCGATCCGGCAGACAACGCTTACCGTTTCGTCGCCGCCGACACACTGGCGGCCACCCTGGCCAGCCACCGCGTGCTGATCGCCGCCGCCGCGCAAGTCATGCACGGATTACTGGCGTACAACCCGCGCGGTCATATCAACCTTACCGACGCTGACGGCACCACTTTGTATTTCTGTGGGTTGGACATCACCCCCGTGGGCAGTCGCCTGCTCGAATCGGTGCAGGGCACCAACTGCACCGGCCTGGCGCTGGCCGAAGATCATCTGGTGTATGTGCTGGCCGAAGAAAACTTCGCCGTCGGCCTGCGTCAACGCCGCATGCACTGCGCCGCCGCGCCGATAAAGAATGCCCAGGGCCAGACCCTGGCCATGCTGACGCTGACGGCCGAGCCCGGCTGGTTTCACTTCCATACCCTGGGCACCGTCCAGGCGGCCGCCGAGGCCGTGTCGCGGCAGATGGCGCTGCAAGCGTTGCTGCAAGAGCAGCAAACCGTGCTTGAAGTGCTTAACGAAGGCTTGGTGGTGCTGGATGAACGCGGGTGCATCAAGGCGATCAATCGCTACGCGCGGCAACTGTTCAACGTGGGCCTGGAGCTGCTCGGCAGCCCCTTCAATCGGCTCGCTCGCAGCGAGCTGAGCGACGCCATGCTCCTGCGCGGCGGCGAAAACCTGCGCGATCTGGACTGCACCTTTCACTTGCACGACCGCAGCCAGCTCGCCTGCCTGGTCTCGGTGTGCCCGCTGGAGCAGGGTGGGGTGATCGTGTCGGTGCGTGAAAACCGCCGCATCCGCGAAATCACCCGGCGCATTGTCGGCACCCAGGCCCGCTACACCTTTGAAA carries:
- a CDS encoding TIM barrel protein, with translation MSPFKLAVSAEMVFLDLPFVERVKRIHALGFSAEIWNWTDKDINALAATGADFTSMTGYISGTLTDPDGILHLLDSARESLSVAERLKCPSLNLHGTGLGDGGLPVQPVSRTTGRMWLSACKTLEKIARLGQDAGRVFLLENLNTEVDHPGTPFARADDTLALIEAVGSPYLKMNLDLYHAQIGEGNLIELIQRAGSAIGEIQVADVPGRQEPGTGEIHYPAIARALQAIGYSGVVGLEAWASGDSEAALERFRQAFTL
- a CDS encoding MFS transporter, which codes for MTDCAAHAPAGVVTEPAWLAVFSLAMGVFGLLTAEYLPASLLTPMALDLGVTEALAGQAVTVTAVVALFAGLLVPGLTRGIDRRVVLLGFSTLMIASNLLVALSSSLTVLLLMRILLGIALGGFWSMAAAVAMRLVPAASLPRALSIIFSGIALGTVVAVPLGSYLGGLYGWRSAFIAAAAVGLLTLAFQAFTLPRMAPHGTARLRTVVDVLQRPGIAIGMFGCVLVHTAHFALFTYIRPFLESTTGVDTEGLALMLLGFGVANFAGTLLAGWLLVRRPRTTLVLMPVLVGIAALALVWLPASLPGQAMLLALWGMAFGGVPVAWSNWVARAVPDQAESAGGMVVASVQSAIAAGAAGGGLMFSFSGIGGVFIGAGVLMLLAALLIALRVQVPGQDGDTSVTRHASLV
- a CDS encoding SDR family NAD(P)-dependent oxidoreductase, yielding MSTQQALYPDLKGKTVLISGGASGIGEFMVRAFAAQGAKVAFVDRAQSQGERLAALLNSNGHSVEFECCDITDEIGYRAAIGRFEHSLGPITVLVNNAANDVRHTLEEIDSEMFDRLIAVNLKHAFFAAKAVVPMMKQAGGGSIINLGSVGWMMASAGYPVYAASKAAAHGMTRGLARELGPHHIRVNTLVPGWVMTEKQLAMWVDDAARELIARSQCLPGSVMPEHIANMALFLASDASAMCSAQNFIVDGGWV
- the yghU gene encoding glutathione-dependent disulfide-bond oxidoreductase, whose product is MADYVPPKVWTWDTESGGTFASINRPIAGATHEKALPVGKHPLQLYSLATPNGQKVTILLEELLALGHTGAEYDAWLIKIGDGDQFGSGFVAVNPNSKIPALMDHSGAAPIRVFESGAILQYLAEKFGAFLPTEPAARAECLSWLFWQMGSAPYLGGGFGHFYAYAPSKMEYPINRFAMEAKRQLDVLDKRLAVSEYIAGDAYTIADIAIWPWYGGLVKGRLYGAAEFLSVHEYKHVMRWADAIDARPAVQRGRRVNRVSGDDQLAERHSASDLD
- a CDS encoding sigma-54-dependent Fis family transcriptional regulator, translated to MSMAISAQDLDYLTALGPAALNDGPVAALEQAWQACLSGQLQRPPEVRQTIWDSWRRSVEAGIDPADNAYRFVAADTLAATLASHRVLIAAAAQVMHGLLAYNPRGHINLTDADGTTLYFCGLDITPVGSRLLESVQGTNCTGLALAEDHLVYVLAEENFAVGLRQRRMHCAAAPIKNAQGQTLAMLTLTAEPGWFHFHTLGTVQAAAEAVSRQMALQALLQEQQTVLEVLNEGLVVLDERGCIKAINRYARQLFNVGLELLGSPFNRLARSELSDAMLLRGGENLRDLDCTFHLHDRSQLACLVSVCPLEQGGVIVSVRENRRIREITRRIVGTQARYTFETIQGTSRAIQDALHLGRIASRSDSTTLILGESGTGKELFAQAIHNASERCTGPFVAVNCGAIPRDLVQSELFGHTEGAFTGSARGGSAGKFELADGGTIFLDEIGDMAFDAQVSLLRVLQEGEVTRVGAKTSRPVDVRIIAATHRNLSQAVAEGAFREDLYYRLNVLNITVPPLRMRRDDIPLLARHFLQRCARSLRKSLQGFSPDALALLSAHGWPGNVRELENAIERATNLAMGEWIEPGDLPLEARPRAPAIPYAAPATQDLSSHEMHAIVTALKNTAGNIRLAARQLNVSRGGLYNKMNRFGLNAGDFRGR
- a CDS encoding aldose epimerase family protein; the protein is MKHPRYLLSGLAMSMLIASGGAQAAGLTSEHKPFGKTNDGTAVEQYVLRNSHGMQATVITYGGVLQSLKVPDKHGKVDDVVLGFDDVQGYQGGTAFFGATIGRFGNRLAGGAFELDGKRYQVPLNDGPNSLHGGAQGFDKQVWQAKPVKDKDSVGVTLTYLSKDGEMGFPGNLKTEVTYRLNDKNELHIDYKATTDKPTVLNLTNHSYFNLAGAGNGDILKQVATLHASHYTPVNATLIPTGELAPVKGTPMDFLKPTAIGQHIKEDHPQLKFAEPKQGGFDFNWALDTKGDVKQLAAEVHDPESGRRLQLYTSEPGVQFYTSNFLDGSVKGKAGKTYQHWSGFTLETQHFPDAPNQPKFASTRLNPGQTYTQNTIFKFTAN
- a CDS encoding Gfo/Idh/MocA family oxidoreductase, which produces MNTKNIRLGLIGAGRMGSFHGLTAARHIPGACLAAIADPTPGQAARLAAELGVAKVYTDPQQLLDDPDIDGVLIAAPARSHAELVISAARAGKGIFCEKPMAITLDEADRAIAAAADARVPLQVGFNRRFANSFRAAHLDVAAGRIGTPQLLRSLTRDPALNNPGASPQWVIFLETLIHDFDTLRYLNPGAEAVQVQVMADALIAPDYKSQGLLDTAVVTIRFDNGAIATAEASFQAVYGYDVRGEVFGSAGMLTMGSVQACDLVRYQAQGIQADTQRLDTDLLRDAYIAELNHFVDCLQSGAKPLASGEDARAALAIARACIQSYEQGTAVSL
- a CDS encoding AraC family transcriptional regulator; protein product: MIQSLEFLTETPGMTSVDAFTASSELINELLRGMRLRGVQYRRIQAGPTFGMGFGARPGHAYFHFIAAGRATLRTEDGSLFALSAGNAVFISHGGAHALLSAADAVVQDIDHFDSAPLGDTVCAVDASPDTVPSLVLFSACMEFELGSLQGLGNLMPALMLIDAGGQRYPGLMPILAVMEREMSTARVGFAGILARLADVVAAMIVRGWVECACGNASGLVAALRDPRLASALLALHQQPGHDWSVAELAAQCHTSRSVFADRFQAVLGIPPLRYATELRMRLASQWLTLERMPIETVAQRLGYTSQAAFSRAFKRITGQPPGAARRSA
- a CDS encoding sugar ABC transporter substrate-binding protein, with the protein product MHRYSLIVATLLLLFSQWTFAAYRIGVSIARVDDNFMTYVRTGLETAAKQQDVQIQFEDAQGDVVRQLNQVEGFLNQNVDAVIVLPVDTAATANMTRAAVAANKPLVYVNRHPDQRTLPKGVVTVASNDIEAGQLQMRYLAEKLGGKGNVAIIMGDLAQNATHDRTEGAKQVLKDFPGIKIVEQQSAEWQRSKAMDLTSNWLLAGTQFDAIVANNDEMAIGAAMALQQAGKAKGDVAIVGIDGLPDGLAAIRRGVLTASVFQDPKAQATQAVQAAVRMIKGEPIESEVWVPFELIKPEQVAVFEQRYK